The DNA region CGAAAACTCTTTCGTTGTCGATAGTGTCAGCAAGGACAAGACGGAAAATGTTGCTTAATTACTGCAAATATTTTCGCTCGTTAGTATAATAACTATATTGTGCGCTTATCGGGAGGTCAGCATGATGAGTAAGCTTTGCCTTTTCGGTGATTCGATTTCCAAAGGCGTTGTTATCGACGAACTGCGGGAACGGTATACGGTAACGAAGCATTGCTTTGCCAATATTCTGTCGTCTGGCAGCGCGAACCTTGAGCTGATAAATTTCTCCATGCTCGGTTGCACCGTTGGAAAAGGGCAGAGCATGATCGACAGACATATCAGAGCCGTCGAGGATTCCGAGCTGCTGGTGCTGGAATACGGCGGAAACGACAGCGACCATAATTGGAAAGAAATCGCTGCCAATCCCGCCGGCGAGCATTTGCCCAAAACCCCTGTCGCCGAATTCGACCGCATCTACCGGGGTATCCTGGACAAGTTGAACGCGATGGGGAAGCGGATTGCCATGCTCAACCTTCCGCCGATAGACGAGCGCAAGTATTTCGGCTGGTTCAGCAGAGGTCTGGACAGGGAGCGGATATTGCGCTGGCTTGGCGGTAATGTGACATATATATATAGATTCCATGAACTCTATAATGTCGCGGTATGCAACATAGCGGCAGAGCGCGGCGTTTCGCTGATTGATATCAGGACGGCCTTTCTGGAAAAGCGCAATTACAGCGACTTTCTCTGCGACGACGGGATCCATCCCAATGAGAAAGGGCACCAGCTCATCGCGGAAGCGATTGCCAAAGCAATACCCGATCTCGACAACCGGATATTTGGCAGACTTACTATGGCGAATCCCGCTCGATCAACTTGACAATCATCCGATAGTGTCGAAAGGCACATTCGGATCAGCAGCAAACCGCCGACTCGATATTGCTGTACGCTTTCGGCTTCCCGACCTTTGTGGTGGATGCCTACACCGTCCGGTTCTGCGGTCGGTACCCGATTGAGACGGGTAAGGATTACGCCGTTGTTAAGGCATACTTCGAGGGGAACTTGCCGAAGAGCGCGGAGGTCTACAACGGCTTCCACGCGCAGATCGTGATAAACGCAAAGGAGCATTGCCGGAAGAAGCCATTGTGCGACGGCTGTCCGCTCGGTGGGACTTGCGAGAGGTGCGAGATATGAAAGATGTTATCACGACCACAAGACTGATTCTGCGCGAGATGTCGATGGATGACCTGCCCGCCATGCGGGCAATCGTACAAGACGAGCAGACGATGTACGCTTGGGGACACGCTTGGAGCGAAGAAGAGACCGTGGCGGGGCTTGAAAAGCAACTCCGCGCCTATCAGGAGGATGGCTACGGACGCTGGGCGGTCGTGCTGAAGGAAACCGGTGCCGTGATTGGAATGTGCGGTTTGCTGTGGTGGGAAACAGATAAGGATAGAGTCCCCGAAATCGGCTACCTTTTCAACCGCGCCCACTGGCACAAGGGGTACGCCGCGGAAGCCGCGATTGCCTGTAAAAAGTATGCCTTTGATGTTTTGGGGTTCGGCGAGGTATTCTCCCTTGTCAGAGATACCAACTATCCGTCGATGAATGTGGCAATCCGCTCGGGTATGCTCATTCGCGGGCGATACACAAAACACTATCGTGACGAGGATATGCCGCATTATATCTTCAGCGTGAGGAAAAGCGAGGATGCCATATGACCCGCCAAGACCTCATCGACTTCTGCCTGACGTTCCCTGTCGCCTACGAAGACTACCCGTTTAACGATATCGCCGACCCCGGCGCGTGGCAGGTCTGTCGGCACAGGGAAAACAAGAAGTCCTTCGCGCTGATTTACGAGCGGAACGGCAAGCTGTGCGTCTGTTTATGAATCGAATTCGCCGATCAATGTGCAGGTTTTAAAATCAACGCGAAAGACGAGTATAACACTAGGCCAAGCGCCGCATCCTTGTGGTGAGGATGCGGCGCTTGATCAAAGTGCTCGCCGAACCTGAATCCGGATCCGCTGTACCTACAGTATGCTCAGTCCTCTTTTGCCAACGCCGATGTAAACCGTTCGAGCATCGCCGCCGCCTCGGCGCGGGTCGAATTGCCTTTCGGATCGAATTTGTCTCCGCTTTTGCCATTGATGATGCCTGCGGCATAGAGCGCTTTGACCGCGTCAAGTGCATAACTTGATATATCGGATTCATCGTTGAATTTTGCGTATTCGTGCATCGCCAACAACTCAAAGCCGTGTGTCTCCGCGAAACGATGAAGCAGTACTGTAAGGTCCTGGCGTGTGACGTTGTCGTTCGGCGCAAAGGTAACCGCGCTTTTGCCGTTCACAATGCCGAGCCCAGCCGCCCATGCGACTGCGTCGGCGTAGTAAGCGTTCGCGTTGACATCTTCAAACGGCGAGGCAGTAGTGACTTTTGGTTTGCCCATCAGCCGATACAAAATCTCGACGAACATGGCACGATTGAGGGATGTATCTGGTGAGAATCTGTTATTTCCAGTGCCGTTCATGAGTCCATATGTACTTGCAAAATCGATGTTTTTGGCGTACCAAACGCTGGCTGGGACATCGATAAACCCGGGAATCTCAACGACAACATAACCAAACGGAGCATCTTTGTCAGCTTTGATCTTAACGCCCTCTTTGATCGTAAGTACAAGTCCGTTCTCCAGTGCGACATGCGCGCCGCTGGCACCGATTGTGATGATGCTGTTTTCATCGATTGTGGAACTGCCAGGTACTGTGACAGTTGCGTTTTTACCAGTGATTTCGGTTGGGAGAGTGGGGAGTTCAGGTTTTTTGTCCGGAGCAACGGTGCCGCCACCACCTCCTGCTCCGGGACTATTACTACCTGATGGGTTTGTCACCGTCAAGGTGCCGTTTGTATATGTCACATCATAATTTTGTGGGCAGGACAGTTCACCTGGAGTGATCAATATCAGATAGGTCCCGGCAACGTTCGCGTTTGCAGTCGGTGAGCTGACACTATATGGTATTGTCCACGAATCGGTGCCCAATAAGGCCGATGGCGTCTGTGTCGCCGTGAATGCCGGCAGTGCCGAACCGCTTGTGATGGATTTATCATCAGCTTTCACGGTGAGCGGCGCTTTGCTGATGTTGAAGAAGACCGTTTGCGGCTGATAGACATTCTCGTCGTCCGCTGTTTTGCTGAGCGTCAACGCGTAGTATCCTGCCTGAATCGGAGCTTCTCCGTCCTGCCATGTGAGCGTGTATCCTCCATTATTGACATAGGTGACAGCTCTGGAATCATATCGCTTATCCAGTGCAATCTCTTCGTTGATTTCAACGATTGTCTTTTCGGTGACCGTGACCGTGATGGCCACTGTAAGATCATTGTAATTCATGTGTTTGAGTGTAACACTAGCTATGCCGCTGGTCGACAGATTCAATGTCAGCGTCGTCTGAAGATCGCCTGCCACAGTTGTATACGTCCAACCCTGTGGTACTGGTAAAATGTTCGCAAGTGTGAATGTCTTGCTTTCATTTGCATGTATATAAACCGTCGCCGCCGCCGGTATGGGTGTATAATCTGCCTTTGCGATGGTATAGCTGCCGAGCAACAGTGTCGCTGCCATATAGTTTGCGCCTTCTGTGACGACCGCTCTCACGGCATATATACCGGCATCTCTGGGTGATATTTCGCTGTCGTCATATTCGACGGTGAGCGCGCCGAAGCCGGTGACGGTACTTTTCGCAGTAAGATCTCCAATTCCCTGTACAAGGCCTGTATAGATATGATCTGTCGGGATGGCAAAGTTCAGATCGTCGACCGACGGTAGTTTTTTGTTGACTGTCAGCGTATAGGATACGGTATCCTCCGCCCACTTGCCCGGGACTGACGCCGCTGTCGCGGTGATTACCACGATTCCCGCGCCGACGACTTGCACCTCGCCGGTAGCAGTGTTCACAGTTGCGACATTTGAGTCTGAACTCGTATAAGAGATCGCGCCGCGCGTCCCGATGCCACCATTGATAACATCGTTATCGCTGGCTGTGTGCGTCGCGACATTTGTAAAATTGGTGTCGCCGTATGTTTTTGTCACACTGGCATCGGTAAATGCCATAGGTTGCAGGTCGTCTTCGACGATGGTCAAAGTTGCTGTTTTATAGTGGACATCGGTGTATTGTACATAAGGTCTTAGTGGATAGAAAGTCGGCAGTTCGCCGGGTACCGGTGCGAGGTGTATATAGGCATTATACCGTATATAAGTGACCAAGTAAACGCCGACATCTGTCGGGGGTATCGTGCTCTCTTCGTAGAGAGTGCCATCTTTCCCCTCATACAACGTAAATTCCTCAAAGGAAGAAGTGTATTCATCTTGACTTGGCGGCAGCGTGCCAATAAAAGAGCCTGTAAAGTCTATAGAGCTGCCTGTAAAGTGTACAGTAGCGGACTCTAAAGAAAGCTCATTTGACTCTGGACGTAGAGCTTCATACCAAGAATAACCTATCAGAGTATACCAACGCGCATACACATCGTCATGAGCCCATCACCAGGGGGGGCTGAAGGCATATTCATCTGCGTTATCTATAAAACTTGCCCACGCGGCCGGAGCTGTTACAAACAGCATGAGAGCTGCGAGCAGAAGCGCAATCATGCGACGCCCCATTTTAGAATCCTTCTTACGTTCCATTCGTTTCTATCTCCTTTAATACTTCGGATTTTACAGTTTGGCTGATTTTTGCCAGTGGCTGCTCTTGTTCAATCGCGTTGTCACGAATGAGTTTGATCTGTGAGAGATACTCATCCCGTCGAGGAGATCGCCATATCATGCTTTTGGCCCAGGCGTAAGCATCCTCGTGATATGGGGCGTGATTGTATGACAATACAGCATTTTCGGCGGCCATGTCATATTGACCATCTGAAAATTTTCTTCTGCAATTTGCCGATAGTACTCCGTTTTGGTGATTCCAATCCTGCTAAAGAGAGGTATCAGCAGAATGAGAAGAACTACAGCGGCACCGCTCACTCGAATCGTGCGGATCTTCCGCAAAAAAATACGTTCCTGTGGTAATAGTTGGGCCACCAGTATGCCCAATAATGTTGTGACAGATAGGAAAGAGAGCGAAAAGTCAAATAAGGCGTGAAAAAGAATCATGACTACCGCTATTCTCGTCTGTGGAAGTTGAGCATCATTTGCTCGCTGGGCGTTTTTTGTTTGAAAAGCATATTTAGCATCCTTTCTGTGATTCATTTCTTTCTTCTGATTTGCGGCAAAAAGAAAAATTAACACAAAAACCGCGGCGAGAGCCAGGAATCCTGCATCCGTTGCAATAGCGGCAAAGCCACTGTGCATTACATTGGCGGTATAGAAAGCCGTTTGTCTCTCAAATACTTCATATTTCCAAGCCCCAGGACCGATGCCTATAGGATTTGCCGCGGCTGTTTTCATCGCATCTGTAATCTGCATAAGTCTATCGAGATATGTCGACACAGGACGCAGTCCAAAAGAAAGAAAACCGACAACTGCCACAGCCGGGAGTGCCGCAGATATCATCCAAAACACCTTTCGTTTGCGGAGAAATGCATACAGATACCATCCCAAAATATATACGCTCAAAGCGCCGACGGATTGCGTCAAGACGATTGCGATATCCAATATAAAAGCAATTCGTTTTCCCCATTTGTCACTTCCGGTATGCATTAAGAACGCACAAATCACCAGGTAAAGCGCATATGCGTTTGCATATTGAAATGTACCGCTCAAACGCCAATCTTTAACAAATACAGTTTCACTTATCAATCCCATTGCATGCACGGAAAATGCGATTATGCCAACAGTGGCGGCCACAGCTCCTGAGATCATAATGGCCTCGCGACAATCGGTGTGTGTTTGATAGCACAACCATATCCAAATAAAAATTGACAGCAATTTTATGGTTGTTACAATATATTCCACCTTGCATCCGTGTACAATTGTTGACAGACAGTAAAGCGCGATACAGATCATGAAGGGGATCGTGAACCAAGGAGGCGGTACGACGCGAATTTTGATTGCAAAACATGTCGCGCATACCAGGGCAAACAGGATCCATACCGGATCTGGTATGCCGCCCTGCCAGAGCACGAGTATTGTCATCACTACGGTAAATACTCTTTTCATCTGTCCTCGGCCGTCCCCTCCGGCATACGCCAAGCCTTACACGCCAATGGACATTTTCAAGCGCTTTTTAGGGGCGGCTTCCGATTTGTCTTCAATGACTTCCAATCGAAGAGCCTTCAAGTATTTGTTTAGATATCGGTTTTTATCACTCTGAAGCTGTTTTTCGGTACCGGTAAATCGGCATTCTTCGAAGATGCTATCGACAATGTCGTCGACATCGAACACAGACCAAATCCCAGTCTCGTTGAAATCGTCGACGTATGCCTGCAATGAAGCTTTGAAAGCCATTTCCTTGAATTCTTCGATGTTACCCTTGCTAAAGTCATCCATCGCACAGTAATAAATGCCACTGTTGGCCATCGCGTCTTTGAGTGCGCTTCCGGTTTTAGAATATTCCATCAGGATGAGGAAGTCTGCTTCGGGGAGGGCTTTATATAGTCCCCAAAAATCCGAATCGGATGAGGCCAGGATAAAAGACCCAACGCCGTTTTGAAAGTGTTCTCTGCATACGCCGGCTGTCAGAGTTATATCAACAAGACTTTTGTACTGCGAAACTCTGTTTATACGGATATGTTCGACCGGAATCCGGAGAAATTTGCTGATGAGCGACCACGCCGGTGTGGTATGAGGATCATCGTAAAGTATAACCTTCGAAAGCTTCGATACGGCCGCAGGGCTGAGATTGTGCAACGTTGAAAACAGATTGTATATATCGCAGTTTTCGCAGTCAACTACAAGAACGGTGCTGAAGCTTCTTTCTATAAATTGATAGATGTTGGTCTTGGTGGCGTCGCCAGCATCCCGAACAAGACCGTGCGCATTGAAGTGTACGCCATGGGCATCATAAAGCAAAACGAGAAACTTTTCATCGCTGTTGAGTATGTTGCCGTCCTCCTTCAGGATTTCTTTCGGCCAGTTGATATAGGCTTGAAACGGGTAGGTATATGCATTCTCCCAATAGCGTTTTTTGGCTTTGTTTAAGACATCGGCTTTCGTATTCTTTGGCAAGACATAACAACCAGGCATCAGAAATAAATCTCTGATGTACTCCCACGCGACCCAGCTTGGGATTAGATGTTTGCATTTGTCAATATTATCAAGTATCAGCTTGTTAAAAAAGACAATATAGTGATTGATAGTGGTGTTGGTTTTCAAAACTTCAAGTCCTTGAGAACGCAGCCATTTGATATCTTCATTGTCCACAAGCTTGGGCATATTGTCAATATTTATAAGTGCGTTTAAGTTGTTCTCAACCACCTTATAGTCCCGAAGCATCACATTTCGAAGAAGACATAGATTGCGCATGATTCTCGCAGCTTTATCTTCGTTCAGCTTCTCATATAGTTCTGGGCAGTCGTTGAGATATACATTGTCTAGGTGGTATTTTTTGATGCCGAGCAAATACGCCATTGTCGTAACGATGTTTTTGGTGAGCTTGCGGTTGTATGCAATGAACGGTCTCGTTTCCTGCTGGGCTGAGGGTTGTTCGAGGGATAACATGTCCGATGCTGTTTTCATTTGGTAAATCCTCCTAAATTTGGTAAAATACGGTCTATTTTCTGCAAGCGGCAGAGATGGGAAAAGGTTTGCCACACTGAGAGTCTATCAGATGAAGTCCCCTGCCGTCAATGAAATTTCTGAGATTCTCGGTATCAAACAGTTGTACGAGGGGCCAGTCGGAGTCCAATAACACCGGCGGCGCGGCGGCGTGGATTTTTCCCGAAATCAAAAAAACATTGACAACAAGACAAAACGGCGGCCAAAGCCGCCGTTTTACATAGAGTAGCCATATAGGTTGCCATCTGGCAAGCCCTCAGACGAGGTGAAGGAGGCAGGCGGCGGTTTGGTCGGCGTGGCGTTCTACGGAGGCAAAGTCCATGTAGGGGTGGTAGTAGGTCTCCAGTTCGTCGTGGAGACGCTTGGCACAGGCCAAGGCTTCCACCGCTTCGCACAGCAGGGCACGCTCGGTCTTGTGCAAAAAACGCAGGCGGATGCGTTGGCGGCGCAGCGGTTCCGGGTTTAGACAGGCGTTTAGCCGAAGACGGCGGAAAGGCTTGCTGTCGTAAACATGCAGGTGCCCGGAAGAGACAAAGCCGACCCCCAGACCGGGGAGCAGCACATGCTCAAGTTGATGGGTCGGGTTCATCGGGCTGTAGCAGGCGACGGCCTCCTGCCCGGCGGCGAGCGCCGCCTCCAGGATGGGAGAGAGCATCATGTGCGCCAGCCCGTAGTCGTCGTTCAATTCGTAGAGGCGCGGACAGAGGACGCGCGCCGTGTCGTAGCGGCAGAGCAGGCCGCGCGGCGTGATGGCGCTGAGGAAACGCTTTTTCAGCGCCGCACCGGGGCCCGGTTTGATCTCCCGGCCGATGATCCCCCGTGCGCGGCGTGCCAGCGTGTCCAGCGCCGCGCCGCCGAGTATGGAGTCGAACATGTCGTCCTCCAACGCGCGGGCGGCGGATAGGCAGCGGGTGGCGCGCGCGTAACACGGGCGAATCGCGCGGATCAGCCGCTGGATCTCCGTCCGGTTCGCCTTGACGGCGCCGATGTCGCAGTGTGTGCCCAGGTTGCAGTAACGCTCGACTGCCAGCGGGAAGACAGGTTCCACCACATGGGGCGCGGTGCCGTCGACGATGGCGGCGTTTAGGCTGGGAAAAATCACGCCGTCCAGCGAATCGGGGTCGGAAGAGCAGAGGATGGATTCGACGCTGTGACCGGCAGCGGTCACCAGCGCGCCGACGTGACGCATGAAAGTGGATTTCCCGCAGCCGGGCCCTCCCTTGAGTACGATGACGTCCCGTGCGGTGTCCGGATCGATGAGTTCGTCGTACAATGAGTAAAACCCTGACGGGGTGTTGGCGCCCAGAAAGAATTCTGCCGACATGACGGTCCCTCCCAAATTTTCCTGACATCTGAACCATCCTATGCACCTGAGAAAGCCGTGGTGAAAAAGAGGAGACCTGCGCCGCACAACAAAAAGCCCGGCCTCCGCTCAGCGCGGAGATCGGGCCCGTTTTACCGGTGTTACGCCAGGGTTTCGGGACAGCACTCTAAGATGGCGGTCTCCAGGATTTTTAAGTCGTCGAAGGCTTCCGGGCGCCGGCGCGGGTCGCGCAGCAGAAACGAGGGGTGGAAGGTGGCCATGAGTCGATAGTCCCCGCGCGGAAAGATCGCGCCGTGTTCACGGGTGATCTTAAAATCTTCCTTGATGATGCGCGTCGCCGCGATACGGCCCAGACAGACGATGATTTTGGGACGGATCAACGCGACTTGGTTGCGCAGCCAGCCGATGCAGGCGTCCTGTTCTACCCCGAGCGGATCGCGGTTGCCCGGCGGGCGGCACTTGACGATGTTGGCTATGTAGACGCGCGTGCGGTCGAGCCCGATGACCGTCAGCATATCGTCGAGCAGCTTGCCCGCCCGACCCACGAAAGGTTCCCCGGTGAGATCCTCCTGCTGTCCGGGCCCCTCTCCGATGAACATCACGCCGGCATCCCTCCGGCCCACGCCGAAGACGACGTTTTGCCGGGTCTCAGCCAGCGCACAGCGCGCACAGCCGCGCACCGAGGACTCCAAGGCTTCCCAAGAAAGCAGATGCGCCACCCTCTCTCCGCCGGCGCGCACTTCCGACACTTGAAC from Oscillospiraceae bacterium includes:
- a CDS encoding SGNH/GDSL hydrolase family protein; translated protein: MMSKLCLFGDSISKGVVIDELRERYTVTKHCFANILSSGSANLELINFSMLGCTVGKGQSMIDRHIRAVEDSELLVLEYGGNDSDHNWKEIAANPAGEHLPKTPVAEFDRIYRGILDKLNAMGKRIAMLNLPPIDERKYFGWFSRGLDRERILRWLGGNVTYIYRFHELYNVAVCNIAAERGVSLIDIRTAFLEKRNYSDFLCDDGIHPNEKGHQLIAEAIAKAIPDLDNRIFGRLTMANPARST
- a CDS encoding GNAT family N-acetyltransferase, which encodes MKDVITTTRLILREMSMDDLPAMRAIVQDEQTMYAWGHAWSEEETVAGLEKQLRAYQEDGYGRWAVVLKETGAVIGMCGLLWWETDKDRVPEIGYLFNRAHWHKGYAAEAAIACKKYAFDVLGFGEVFSLVRDTNYPSMNVAIRSGMLIRGRYTKHYRDEDMPHYIFSVRKSEDAI
- a CDS encoding S-layer homology domain-containing protein, which encodes MYARWYTLIGYSWYEALRPESNELSLESATVHFTGSSIDFTGSFIGTLPPSQDEYTSSFEEFTLYEGKDGTLYEESTIPPTDVGVYLVTYIRYNAYIHLAPVPGELPTFYPLRPYVQYTDVHYKTATLTIVEDDLQPMAFTDASVTKTYGDTNFTNVATHTASDNDVINGGIGTRGAISYTSSDSNVATVNTATGEVQVVGAGIVVITATAASVPGKWAEDTVSYTLTVNKKLPSVDDLNFAIPTDHIYTGLVQGIGDLTAKSTVTGFGALTVEYDDSEISPRDAGIYAVRAVVTEGANYMAATLLLGSYTIAKADYTPIPAAATVYIHANESKTFTLANILPVPQGWTYTTVAGDLQTTLTLNLSTSGIASVTLKHMNYNDLTVAITVTVTEKTIVEINEEIALDKRYDSRAVTYVNNGGYTLTWQDGEAPIQAGYYALTLSKTADDENVYQPQTVFFNISKAPLTVKADDKSITSGSALPAFTATQTPSALLGTDSWTIPYSVSSPTANANVAGTYLILITPGELSCPQNYDVTYTNGTLTVTNPSGSNSPGAGGGGGTVAPDKKPELPTLPTEITGKNATVTVPGSSTIDENSIITIGASGAHVALENGLVLTIKEGVKIKADKDAPFGYVVVEIPGFIDVPASVWYAKNIDFASTYGLMNGTGNNRFSPDTSLNRAMFVEILYRLMGKPKVTTASPFEDVNANAYYADAVAWAAGLGIVNGKSAVTFAPNDNVTRQDLTVLLHRFAETHGFELLAMHEYAKFNDESDISSYALDAVKALYAAGIINGKSGDKFDPKGNSTRAEAAAMLERFTSALAKED
- a CDS encoding NYN domain-containing protein produces the protein MKTASDMLSLEQPSAQQETRPFIAYNRKLTKNIVTTMAYLLGIKKYHLDNVYLNDCPELYEKLNEDKAARIMRNLCLLRNVMLRDYKVVENNLNALINIDNMPKLVDNEDIKWLRSQGLEVLKTNTTINHYIVFFNKLILDNIDKCKHLIPSWVAWEYIRDLFLMPGCYVLPKNTKADVLNKAKKRYWENAYTYPFQAYINWPKEILKEDGNILNSDEKFLVLLYDAHGVHFNAHGLVRDAGDATKTNIYQFIERSFSTVLVVDCENCDIYNLFSTLHNLSPAAVSKLSKVILYDDPHTTPAWSLISKFLRIPVEHIRINRVSQYKSLVDITLTAGVCREHFQNGVGSFILASSDSDFWGLYKALPEADFLILMEYSKTGSALKDAMANSGIYYCAMDDFSKGNIEEFKEMAFKASLQAYVDDFNETGIWSVFDVDDIVDSIFEECRFTGTEKQLQSDKNRYLNKYLKALRLEVIEDKSEAAPKKRLKMSIGV
- a CDS encoding uracil-DNA glycosylase, which encodes MLSWEALESSVRGCARCALAETRQNVVFGVGRRDAGVMFIGEGPGQQEDLTGEPFVGRAGKLLDDMLTVIGLDRTRVYIANIVKCRPPGNRDPLGVEQDACIGWLRNQVALIRPKIIVCLGRIAATRIIKEDFKITREHGAIFPRGDYRLMATFHPSFLLRDPRRRPEAFDDLKILETAILECCPETLA